A window of Natrinema versiforme contains these coding sequences:
- a CDS encoding protein-glutamate O-methyltransferase CheR produces the protein MIGDGAGDTGIDPDDHTTNSGSDAPSGDDDVFADLLAFVEDELAFATSHYNDSYLDRRVSSRMRRTQRDTYGAYFEKLRADPAEQEALLEALSINVTGFFRNPDVWSGIRTILRKLSKNSATVRIWSAACADGREPYSLAMLARDDPEIDESSVYVLGTDISTPALETAQAGVYEESRTIDLDEQLSFLDDYRQYVDVDGRTYRIGDDVRRNVRFQRHDLINDEPKSGFDLVICRNLFIYIDNAYKRPMLETIARSLRTDGYLVIGKAETIPPNLQSSFAVREARLRIYQRER, from the coding sequence GTGATCGGCGACGGTGCTGGTGACACCGGAATCGATCCCGACGACCACACCACCAACAGCGGGAGCGATGCGCCCAGCGGCGATGACGATGTCTTCGCCGACCTTCTCGCGTTCGTCGAGGACGAACTGGCGTTCGCGACGAGCCACTACAACGACAGCTATCTCGACCGACGCGTCTCCTCGCGAATGCGGCGCACGCAGCGTGACACCTACGGCGCGTACTTCGAGAAACTGCGAGCCGATCCGGCCGAGCAGGAGGCGCTACTCGAGGCGTTGAGCATCAACGTCACCGGCTTCTTTCGGAACCCCGATGTCTGGTCGGGGATTCGAACTATCCTCCGCAAACTGTCCAAAAACAGTGCCACCGTCCGGATCTGGAGCGCCGCGTGTGCCGACGGCCGGGAGCCGTACTCGCTCGCGATGCTCGCTCGCGACGATCCGGAGATCGACGAATCCAGCGTCTACGTCCTCGGAACCGACATCAGCACACCCGCACTCGAGACGGCTCAAGCGGGGGTTTACGAGGAATCGAGAACGATCGATCTGGACGAGCAGCTCTCCTTTCTCGACGACTACCGGCAGTACGTCGACGTCGACGGCCGAACCTATCGGATCGGTGACGACGTACGACGAAACGTCCGCTTTCAGCGCCACGACCTGATCAACGACGAACCGAAGTCGGGATTCGACCTCGTCATCTGTCGCAACCTGTTCATCTACATCGACAACGCGTACAAACGGCCGATGCTCGAGACGATCGCCCGCTCGCTTCGAACGGACGGCTACCTCGTCATCGGCAAGGCCGAGACGATTCCGCCCAACCTCCAGTCGTCCTTCGCCGTCCGCGAGGCCCGCTTGCGGATCTACCAGCGAGAGCGGTAA
- a CDS encoding chemotaxis protein CheD, which yields MKTYGTEPGAPTPVQVGISELVVSDGDDTLKSYGLGSCLAIALYDPNTGIGGLAHVMLPDGDDADNSDRKPGKYADTAIRALLRRMVERGANYTAVEAKMAGGSDMFEFESFGDGVGQRNIVAAKAELEKLGVPLEAEDVGGEYGRTVEFTPGTGILTVKTSDGDNGVTEL from the coding sequence ATGAAAACCTACGGCACCGAACCGGGCGCACCGACGCCGGTCCAGGTCGGCATCTCGGAACTGGTCGTCAGTGACGGCGACGACACGCTCAAATCCTACGGGCTCGGCTCGTGTCTCGCCATCGCGCTGTACGATCCGAACACCGGAATCGGGGGGTTAGCACACGTCATGTTGCCCGACGGCGACGACGCGGACAACAGCGATCGCAAACCCGGCAAGTACGCCGATACGGCGATCCGAGCGCTCCTCCGCCGAATGGTCGAGCGGGGAGCCAACTACACCGCCGTCGAAGCGAAGATGGCCGGCGGTAGCGATATGTTCGAGTTCGAGAGCTTCGGCGACGGCGTCGGGCAGCGCAACATCGTCGCCGCGAAGGCGGAACTCGAGAAACTCGGTGTGCCCCTCGAGGCGGAAGACGTCGGCGGCGAATACGGCCGGACCGTCGAGTTCACGCCGGGCACGGGAATACTCACCGTGAAGACGTCCGACGGGGACAACGGAGTGACGGAATTGTGA
- a CDS encoding chemotaxis protein CheC gives MKLDVNALGTFYRMAREGAGLAAGRLTHMLGVETQVGVTKLNFMRGQEIQRDFEDSTEKVGVRVKLTGGIEGYSVVVFDRKNALRIVETLLAEAGPNADVDADVSEIDGFDEMTESAATEVGHIMNSGFIDGWADVLETVIDVSTPEFVEGQTAEPFFGDIDEAPADDDLALLFQSRIETVGTEVGFSHYLFPKRESMSKLLERLRTSGGIEYDKLDGFDRMAERGAEEVAKTATTLTGIDTSIDIRRLNFVSLEAIPEQVADEKLVGVAFEFDGMPSGYLLFLFDEESAHEIVDAMVPMEVDEDGFGEMGTSAIKELGNIMASGFLDGWANVLDTTIDHSTPEFIHDIGAAAVDPVIIQLGENQDFAFVFDTVVMADGREFDCEVYAIPDESDLERALNNLDVDRIEEAPTTAEFQEVDNA, from the coding sequence ATGAAACTCGACGTCAACGCACTCGGCACGTTCTACCGAATGGCTCGAGAGGGGGCCGGATTAGCGGCGGGCCGACTCACACACATGCTGGGCGTCGAGACGCAGGTCGGCGTGACGAAACTCAACTTCATGCGGGGACAGGAGATCCAGCGCGACTTCGAGGATTCGACGGAGAAAGTCGGCGTTCGCGTCAAGTTGACCGGCGGGATCGAAGGCTACTCGGTCGTCGTTTTCGACCGGAAGAACGCGCTCCGGATCGTCGAAACGCTGCTGGCCGAGGCCGGCCCCAACGCGGATGTCGACGCCGACGTCAGCGAAATCGACGGCTTCGACGAGATGACCGAAAGCGCCGCGACGGAAGTTGGTCACATCATGAACAGCGGCTTCATCGACGGCTGGGCCGACGTCTTGGAGACCGTCATCGACGTCTCGACGCCCGAGTTCGTCGAGGGCCAGACCGCCGAGCCCTTTTTCGGCGATATCGACGAGGCACCGGCCGACGACGACCTCGCCTTGCTCTTCCAGAGCCGGATCGAAACCGTCGGCACCGAGGTCGGCTTCAGCCACTACCTCTTCCCGAAACGCGAGTCGATGTCGAAGCTCTTGGAGCGCCTGCGCACGAGCGGGGGCATCGAGTACGACAAACTCGACGGCTTCGACCGAATGGCCGAACGCGGTGCCGAAGAGGTCGCCAAGACGGCGACGACGCTGACCGGCATCGACACCAGCATCGATATCCGCCGGCTGAACTTCGTCTCGCTCGAGGCGATTCCCGAACAGGTCGCCGACGAGAAACTCGTCGGCGTCGCCTTCGAGTTCGACGGGATGCCGAGCGGCTATCTCCTCTTCTTATTCGACGAGGAGTCCGCTCACGAAATCGTCGACGCGATGGTCCCCATGGAGGTCGACGAGGACGGCTTCGGGGAGATGGGAACCAGCGCGATCAAAGAGCTGGGTAACATCATGGCCAGCGGCTTCCTCGACGGCTGGGCGAACGTCCTCGATACGACGATCGACCACTCGACGCCGGAGTTCATCCACGATATCGGCGCTGCGGCTGTCGATCCGGTGATCATCCAACTCGGGGAAAACCAGGACTTCGCGTTCGTCTTCGACACGGTCGTCATGGCCGACGGCCGCGAGTTCGACTGCGAAGTGTACGCGATCCCCGACGAATCGGACCTCGAGCGAGCGCTGAACAACTTAGACGTCGATCGGATCGAGGAGGCCCCGACGACGGCGGAGTTCCAGGAAGTCGATAACGCATGA
- a CDS encoding chemotaxis protein CheC, translating to MTMMVDIRKLSFINEMAKVGTNGVADNMSKLTGEDAQMEVTKTNFIDVEDIESQLDGGKRVGVRVRLLDPPHGHILILFPEASAKKITAIMLRDVVDDMGDVSGKMARSAVEEMGNMMASGFIDGWADVLGRAIDIAAPQLVYAPTEDIVTRTASLGGDDLALFFDSDLSVPSYQIEAEIYAFPDLEEFVEMVNGIDVQPA from the coding sequence ATGACGATGATGGTCGATATTCGAAAGCTGAGCTTCATAAACGAAATGGCGAAGGTCGGGACGAACGGCGTCGCCGACAACATGAGCAAACTGACCGGCGAGGACGCCCAGATGGAGGTGACGAAGACCAACTTCATCGACGTCGAGGACATCGAGTCCCAACTCGACGGCGGGAAGCGGGTCGGCGTCCGCGTCCGGCTGCTCGACCCGCCCCACGGACACATCCTCATCCTCTTCCCCGAGGCGAGCGCGAAGAAGATCACCGCGATCATGCTGCGCGACGTCGTCGACGACATGGGCGATGTCTCCGGGAAGATGGCCCGCAGCGCCGTCGAGGAGATGGGTAACATGATGGCCAGCGGCTTCATCGACGGCTGGGCCGACGTGCTCGGGCGTGCGATCGATATCGCCGCACCGCAGCTCGTCTACGCGCCGACGGAGGACATCGTTACCCGAACGGCGAGTCTCGGCGGTGACGATCTCGCCCTGTTCTTTGATTCCGATCTGTCCGTCCCCAGCTACCAGATCGAAGCCGAAATCTACGCATTCCCCGACTTGGAAGAGTTCGTGGAAATGGTCAACGGCATCGACGTCCAACCCGCATGA
- a CDS encoding Hpt domain-containing protein, whose product MTDYLTDFVQESEERITELNNALLTLERDPDDEEAMENIFRIAHTLKGNCGAMGLESASDLAHAIEDLLDAVRANETEVTAELMDVIFDAVDELETMVDEVAESGEIETDPSATIEALRDHLADADGAAARVGTPTTSEIDDVCARFEPPADDAHNVYLARLAIAQREGVNNGELVVDALIDAFDLIGTEPPREAIEAADYGTAFDAVFGTAVGEAAISSGLEPVEEVDDFEIVDVSDRFETAEAAEPPAGAEPGDDISSDEAQDLEVDDLLDEFNEFDNLDEMVEDVEDEELDAFEDMGEAGSFDDLLDEDDVAELEAEPGEPPADSLEEDEAAAEGTSEADTESDADDADEVDDAGAVFDELKDEVEMVGFDELQDELEELEFDEFDDEEEVDMDELLGDDADDDSFLDDAEPSESAVDDILVDAESDDGAEPSEDAIDEMLVDAEPSDDNVDEAIAVDETTAESDAAEAAQSTEDDLDDAVDDLAFDEDDVSETGDDDMTATDSDAVAAGDDALEASSPAETDDQPAATDTQPVDSDIQSVGSEPAVSSDETAGDDGAAAELDGEDGADTVTDEEPADARSTGAVESADTGSVSDDGDGTDTESVEDAVPETAAASAEAADATAEADLETAETDDTSAVAEREDASAIEEPDDTAVAAESVDTATAADENADDESTTDSFGESAADDFEPTAAFDDDFEAANDETDPFGDEEFGVDDDSFDDLSADPVESETDSDDDFEAEFDEGSDEAFAGTGDFETDDAGFDSPASASDADDSSLPSAASFGDDSTASDDDGDDDDVVRIVDEPEMEIPDISLPETSDRPDADDETDEIQSVRVDVEQIDSLLTLVEGLVTSRVRLRHAADSNDGGSALETELDALSDLTTDLQETVMDIRLVPLQSVTNRLPRVVRDIARDQDKEVAFEMTGEDVELDRSILDRIGDPLIHLVRNAVDHGIEAPERREEVGKPREGAVEVHADRSRDRVTITVEDDGSGLDPDRLRSEAVEAGILDESDAESLPDEDAYDLIFHPGLSTADEVTDVSGRGVGMDVVKRTIEDFDGTVSIDSDEGDGTTVTMTLPVTVAIDEILFVESGGEEFGVPTKAVQDIEAATAIETTDGDFLLPGEDGDYPVLSLADVLETPATGANGDGMVVRIRDEVREVALHCDHVHGQQEVVVKPFEGVMSGIPGISGATVRGRGEVVNILDVTTL is encoded by the coding sequence ATGACTGATTATCTGACAGACTTCGTTCAGGAGAGCGAAGAACGGATTACGGAACTGAACAACGCCTTACTCACGCTCGAGCGCGATCCCGACGACGAGGAGGCGATGGAGAACATCTTCCGGATCGCACACACCCTCAAGGGTAACTGCGGGGCGATGGGGCTGGAGTCGGCCAGCGACCTCGCCCACGCGATCGAGGATCTGCTCGATGCCGTCCGCGCCAACGAGACCGAAGTGACGGCGGAGCTGATGGACGTCATCTTCGACGCCGTCGACGAACTCGAGACGATGGTCGACGAGGTCGCCGAGTCCGGCGAGATCGAGACCGATCCGTCGGCCACCATCGAGGCGCTTCGCGACCACCTCGCGGACGCGGACGGCGCGGCGGCTCGCGTCGGAACGCCCACGACGAGCGAGATCGACGATGTCTGTGCCCGGTTCGAACCACCGGCCGACGACGCTCACAACGTCTATCTCGCGCGGCTCGCGATCGCACAGCGCGAGGGGGTCAACAACGGCGAACTGGTCGTCGACGCCCTGATCGACGCGTTCGATCTGATCGGCACCGAGCCGCCCCGCGAGGCGATCGAGGCCGCGGACTACGGCACCGCGTTCGACGCGGTCTTCGGGACCGCGGTCGGCGAAGCCGCGATTTCCTCCGGCCTCGAGCCGGTCGAGGAGGTCGACGACTTCGAAATCGTCGACGTCAGCGATCGATTCGAGACTGCCGAGGCCGCGGAGCCGCCCGCCGGCGCGGAACCCGGCGACGACATCTCGTCGGACGAAGCCCAAGACCTCGAGGTCGATGACCTGCTCGACGAGTTCAACGAGTTCGACAACTTAGACGAGATGGTCGAGGACGTCGAGGACGAGGAACTCGACGCCTTCGAGGACATGGGCGAAGCCGGCTCGTTCGACGACCTGCTCGACGAGGACGACGTCGCCGAACTCGAGGCCGAACCCGGCGAACCGCCGGCCGACTCCCTCGAGGAGGACGAGGCGGCCGCCGAGGGGACATCCGAAGCCGACACGGAATCGGACGCCGACGACGCCGACGAAGTCGACGATGCCGGTGCGGTCTTCGACGAACTCAAAGACGAGGTCGAGATGGTCGGCTTCGACGAGTTACAGGACGAACTCGAGGAACTCGAGTTCGACGAGTTCGACGACGAGGAAGAAGTCGACATGGACGAACTCCTCGGCGACGACGCCGACGACGATTCGTTCCTCGACGACGCGGAGCCGTCCGAGAGCGCGGTCGACGACATCTTGGTCGACGCGGAATCGGACGACGGCGCGGAACCGTCCGAGGATGCGATCGACGAGATGCTTGTCGACGCGGAACCGTCCGATGATAACGTCGACGAAGCGATCGCCGTCGACGAGACGACCGCTGAGAGCGATGCTGCCGAAGCGGCTCAGTCCACCGAGGACGACCTCGACGATGCCGTCGACGACCTCGCATTCGACGAGGACGACGTGTCGGAAACCGGAGACGATGATATGACGGCGACGGATTCCGATGCTGTCGCCGCCGGAGACGACGCACTCGAGGCGTCATCGCCGGCCGAAACCGACGACCAACCGGCTGCTACCGACACCCAGCCGGTTGATTCCGACATCCAATCGGTCGGTTCAGAACCCGCCGTCTCGAGCGACGAGACTGCCGGCGACGATGGCGCGGCAGCCGAACTCGACGGCGAGGACGGAGCCGACACGGTCACCGACGAGGAACCGGCAGACGCGCGCTCTACTGGTGCTGTCGAGTCGGCCGATACTGGCTCTGTCAGCGACGATGGCGACGGCACCGACACCGAGTCGGTCGAGGATGCTGTGCCCGAAACGGCCGCGGCCAGCGCCGAGGCTGCGGACGCCACCGCCGAGGCCGACCTCGAGACCGCCGAAACCGACGATACGTCGGCAGTTGCGGAACGGGAGGACGCTTCGGCGATCGAGGAACCGGACGACACCGCGGTAGCCGCGGAATCGGTCGATACTGCGACAGCCGCGGACGAGAACGCGGACGACGAGTCGACGACCGACTCGTTCGGTGAGTCCGCCGCGGACGACTTCGAGCCGACGGCAGCCTTCGACGACGACTTCGAGGCCGCGAACGACGAGACGGATCCGTTCGGGGACGAGGAGTTCGGGGTCGATGACGACTCGTTCGACGACCTCTCGGCCGACCCGGTCGAGTCCGAGACGGATTCGGACGACGACTTCGAGGCCGAGTTCGACGAGGGATCCGACGAGGCGTTCGCCGGAACCGGCGACTTCGAGACCGACGACGCCGGCTTCGATTCGCCGGCATCGGCATCCGACGCCGACGACTCGAGTCTGCCCTCGGCCGCCTCCTTCGGCGACGATTCGACCGCCTCGGATGACGACGGCGACGACGATGACGTGGTGCGGATCGTCGACGAGCCGGAGATGGAAATTCCGGATATCTCCCTGCCCGAGACGAGCGATCGGCCGGACGCCGACGACGAGACCGACGAGATCCAGTCGGTCCGGGTCGACGTCGAGCAGATCGACTCGCTGCTGACTCTCGTCGAGGGGCTGGTGACGAGTCGCGTTCGACTCCGGCACGCGGCCGATTCGAACGACGGCGGCTCGGCGCTCGAGACGGAACTCGACGCGCTGTCGGACCTGACGACGGACCTTCAGGAGACGGTGATGGACATCCGGCTGGTGCCGCTCCAGTCGGTGACGAACCGCCTCCCGCGGGTCGTCCGCGACATCGCCCGCGATCAGGACAAGGAGGTCGCCTTCGAGATGACCGGCGAGGACGTCGAACTCGACCGGAGTATTCTCGATCGGATCGGCGACCCGCTGATCCATCTGGTTCGCAACGCCGTCGACCACGGGATCGAGGCCCCCGAACGCCGCGAGGAGGTCGGCAAACCCCGCGAAGGGGCCGTCGAGGTCCACGCCGACCGCTCGCGGGACCGCGTCACCATCACCGTCGAGGACGATGGGAGTGGGCTCGACCCCGATCGGCTCCGTTCCGAAGCCGTCGAGGCCGGTATCCTCGACGAGTCGGACGCGGAGTCGCTCCCCGACGAGGACGCCTACGATCTGATCTTCCATCCCGGTCTCTCGACGGCCGACGAGGTGACCGACGTCAGCGGCCGCGGCGTCGGGATGGATGTCGTCAAACGGACGATCGAGGACTTCGACGGCACGGTCTCGATCGACAGCGACGAGGGTGACGGGACGACCGTCACGATGACGCTCCCGGTGACGGTCGCGATCGACGAGATCCTGTTCGTCGAGAGCGGCGGCGAGGAGTTCGGCGTCCCGACCAAGGCCGTCCAGGACATCGAGGCGGCGACCGCGATCGAGACGACCGATGGCGACTTCCTCCTCCCCGGCGAGGACGGCGACTATCCCGTTCTCTCGCTCGCCGATGTCCTCGAGACGCCGGCGACCGGTGCGAACGGCGACGGCATGGTCGTCCGCATTCGCGACGAGGTACGGGAAGTGGCGCTGCACTGCGATCACGTCCACGGACAGCAGGAAGTCGTCGTCAAGCCCTTCGAGGGCGTGATGAGCGGCATTCCGGGGATCAGCGGTGCGACGGTGCGGGGACGAGGGGAAGTAGTCAACATACTGGATGTGACGACACTATGA
- the cheB gene encoding chemotaxis-specific protein-glutamate methyltransferase CheB: protein MTRVLVVDDSKFMRTVIGNALEAADYDVETAADGSQAVETVDAFDPDVVTMDVEMPEMGGIDAVERIMTSNPTAILMLSVHTERGTEATLDALERGAVDFLHKPDGSDSRNIAHLTDDVVAKVDELAEADVSSVALARAAATAHATRTGRAGSPARETATRNAVAGGGSDARLSPDRGTAAPNASPGIGTGSESDEETAPVAVEGERADAPTVVIGASTGGPKIVERLFERLPADLEAKVLVVQHMPPGFTERFAERLDSHSAYDVSEAADRDRIRPGEAAIAPGNAHLEVASNVGSALRLRLDDGDRVHGVRPAIDVTMESAAERVADGLCGVVLTGMGRDGAAGIEAIKAAGGHTIAQDEATSPVFGIPCQAIETGCVETVAPADGIVGAIVDAFTTDGENDD, encoded by the coding sequence ATGACGCGAGTACTCGTTGTCGACGACTCGAAGTTTATGCGGACAGTCATCGGCAACGCGCTCGAGGCGGCAGACTACGATGTCGAAACGGCAGCGGACGGGTCGCAGGCGGTCGAGACCGTGGACGCGTTCGACCCTGATGTCGTGACGATGGACGTCGAGATGCCCGAGATGGGCGGTATCGACGCTGTCGAGCGGATCATGACGTCGAATCCAACCGCGATTCTCATGCTCAGCGTTCACACCGAACGCGGCACGGAAGCCACGCTCGATGCCTTAGAACGCGGGGCCGTGGACTTCCTCCACAAGCCCGACGGCTCGGACTCGCGGAACATCGCTCACCTCACGGACGACGTCGTCGCGAAAGTCGACGAACTCGCCGAGGCCGACGTGTCGTCGGTCGCGCTCGCACGGGCCGCCGCGACCGCCCACGCGACCCGAACGGGACGCGCCGGCAGCCCGGCGCGCGAAACCGCGACCAGAAACGCCGTCGCGGGCGGCGGCTCCGACGCCCGACTCTCTCCCGATCGCGGGACGGCCGCGCCGAACGCGTCGCCCGGGATCGGAACCGGCTCCGAATCCGACGAGGAGACGGCCCCCGTCGCCGTCGAGGGCGAGCGCGCGGACGCGCCGACGGTCGTCATTGGCGCGTCGACCGGCGGGCCGAAGATCGTCGAACGTCTGTTCGAGCGGCTCCCGGCCGACCTCGAGGCGAAGGTACTGGTCGTCCAGCACATGCCGCCGGGCTTTACGGAACGGTTCGCGGAACGCCTCGACTCACACAGCGCGTACGATGTCAGCGAGGCCGCGGACCGCGACCGAATCCGACCCGGCGAGGCGGCGATCGCGCCCGGGAACGCCCACCTCGAGGTGGCCAGCAACGTCGGCAGCGCCCTCCGTCTGCGACTCGACGACGGCGACCGAGTCCACGGCGTGCGGCCGGCGATCGACGTGACGATGGAAAGCGCCGCCGAACGGGTCGCAGACGGGCTCTGTGGCGTCGTCCTGACCGGGATGGGCCGCGACGGTGCGGCCGGGATCGAGGCGATCAAGGCCGCGGGCGGCCACACGATCGCACAGGACGAGGCGACGAGTCCGGTCTTTGGTATCCCCTGTCAGGCGATCGAAACCGGCTGTGTCGAGACGGTCGCGCCCGCCGACGGCATCGTCGGCGCGATCGTCGACGCGTTCACGACGGACGGTGAGAACGATGACTGA
- the cheY gene encoding chemotaxis protein CheY, with protein sequence MSTGVLIVDDSHFMRNLLRQILEQDYRILGEASNGAEAVKLYKEHDPDIVMMDIVMPKCNGIKATAAIKKIDPDARVIMCTSVGQREKMKLAVKAGADGYVTKPFEEPSVRKALSDVVAA encoded by the coding sequence ATGTCGACAGGGGTGCTCATCGTAGACGACTCTCATTTTATGCGGAATCTACTGCGCCAGATCTTGGAACAGGATTACCGCATTCTCGGAGAGGCGTCCAACGGCGCTGAAGCCGTTAAATTGTACAAAGAACACGATCCCGACATCGTCATGATGGACATCGTGATGCCGAAGTGTAACGGCATTAAAGCGACCGCGGCGATCAAGAAGATCGACCCGGACGCCCGCGTCATCATGTGTACGAGCGTCGGACAGCGTGAGAAAATGAAACTCGCCGTGAAGGCTGGCGCGGACGGATACGTCACGAAACCGTTCGAGGAACCCAGCGTCAGAAAGGCCCTTTCGGACGTCGTCGCTGCATGA
- a CDS encoding chemotaxis protein CheW: protein MAPDLSEKLLGIDIDDADRTRDADGDDGEQERLAQFVFVGVGEHRLALPVDAVRTLAEPPADLTRVPRSPPAIEGLMDLRGEITAVIDPTVHFPVTETRSGRERLLVLDRSSDQQSVAIRVDDVIGVETIPESDILEGDAVETSDLSGDALEHPLIVALVTQEREPRADLGSAVADDPADDAASVTAAPGAGGLDAAGGSAVLSSARGTDSGIGESVGEAFEVEPTADDTADADDQDEGDESTREIVVEATAVIDIDRLLQASGHSE from the coding sequence ATGGCCCCGGATCTCTCGGAAAAGCTTCTCGGAATCGATATCGACGACGCCGATCGGACCCGCGACGCGGACGGCGACGACGGCGAGCAGGAACGACTCGCCCAGTTCGTCTTCGTCGGCGTCGGCGAACACCGGCTCGCGCTCCCGGTCGACGCGGTCAGAACGCTCGCGGAACCGCCGGCGGACCTGACGCGAGTCCCGCGCTCGCCGCCGGCGATCGAGGGACTGATGGACCTCCGCGGGGAGATCACCGCGGTCATCGATCCGACCGTTCACTTTCCCGTCACCGAAACCCGGTCGGGCCGCGAGCGCCTGCTCGTGCTCGATCGGTCGAGCGACCAGCAGTCAGTCGCGATCCGGGTCGACGACGTCATCGGCGTCGAAACGATCCCCGAGAGCGATATACTCGAGGGCGACGCGGTCGAGACCAGTGACCTCTCGGGGGACGCCCTCGAACATCCCCTGATCGTTGCGCTCGTCACGCAGGAACGGGAGCCACGCGCCGATCTCGGGAGTGCGGTGGCCGACGATCCGGCCGACGACGCCGCCAGTGTGACGGCTGCGCCCGGAGCCGGTGGACTGGACGCCGCGGGCGGCTCCGCGGTTCTCTCGTCGGCTCGAGGGACGGACAGCGGGATCGGTGAGTCGGTCGGCGAGGCGTTCGAGGTCGAACCGACGGCGGACGACACCGCGGACGCGGACGACCAGGACGAGGGCGATGAATCCACGCGCGAAATCGTCGTCGAGGCGACCGCAGTGATCGATATCGACCGTCTGCTACAGGCGTCCGGCCACTCCGAATAA
- a CDS encoding chemotaxis protein CheW, giving the protein MGSASNDDGGTDDRVTVLTFDLEEKRYCVRAESVASVLGVADDDPLAAADDPWNAGTLSAAGERVRVVDLPRVFGSSFRTADRVDDPKLLVFSVTDGDGRYYGWLVDDIDVTRRVRPASLEAPHMATTHVKGRLEIDGDEVVWLDERTIHS; this is encoded by the coding sequence ATGGGATCGGCATCGAACGACGACGGCGGGACCGACGACCGAGTCACGGTACTCACGTTCGACCTCGAGGAGAAGCGATACTGTGTCAGGGCCGAGTCGGTCGCCTCCGTTCTCGGCGTCGCGGACGATGACCCCCTCGCGGCCGCCGACGATCCGTGGAACGCGGGGACGCTTTCTGCCGCCGGCGAACGGGTCAGAGTCGTCGACCTGCCGCGGGTATTCGGGTCGTCGTTCCGGACGGCAGACCGGGTCGACGATCCGAAACTCCTCGTCTTTTCGGTCACCGACGGCGACGGCCGTTACTACGGCTGGCTCGTCGACGATATCGACGTGACCAGACGCGTCCGACCCGCCTCGCTCGAGGCCCCGCACATGGCGACGACTCACGTGAAAGGGCGACTCGAGATCGACGGCGACGAAGTCGTCTGGCTCGACGAGCGGACGATCCACTCCTGA
- a CDS encoding DUF5803 family protein, giving the protein MNRRLVFATIAVVLLTTVAGCSALFGGVSDEQLDQEQDYSDLRDSDADVAIEVEDGSVIESGEFRAVYDLNGTEELSLYRSALFHDEPLEINSVRYWHPNGTELTGSELEVDQSRSETTVQVPDGNGTLAFSGDAGRKTFQLPAYVEGSYEVTLPEGHRTTNFLFGDASPNGYEREIVDGRERLYWDELDSTVSLRYYLTRDIPLFLGLVGAAILLGGIGIGYYYRQVKQLQEQREEFGLDVDTDDDSDGGPPGFP; this is encoded by the coding sequence ATGAACCGACGGCTCGTTTTCGCGACGATCGCGGTCGTGTTGCTCACGACGGTAGCCGGCTGCTCGGCGCTTTTCGGCGGGGTATCGGACGAACAACTCGATCAGGAGCAGGACTACAGCGATCTGCGTGACAGCGACGCCGACGTCGCCATCGAGGTCGAAGACGGGAGCGTCATCGAGAGCGGCGAGTTCCGGGCGGTCTACGACCTCAATGGAACGGAGGAACTGTCGCTGTACCGGTCGGCACTCTTCCACGACGAGCCGCTAGAGATCAATAGCGTCCGCTACTGGCATCCCAACGGCACCGAACTGACCGGCTCGGAACTCGAGGTCGATCAGAGCCGTTCGGAGACCACTGTCCAGGTGCCCGACGGAAACGGCACGCTCGCGTTCTCGGGCGACGCCGGCCGAAAGACGTTCCAACTGCCGGCCTACGTCGAGGGCTCCTACGAGGTGACGCTGCCCGAGGGCCACCGGACGACGAACTTCCTGTTCGGGGACGCCTCGCCGAACGGGTACGAACGCGAAATCGTCGACGGCCGGGAGCGACTCTACTGGGACGAACTCGACAGCACGGTTTCGCTGCGCTACTATCTCACGCGTGACATTCCGTTGTTCCTCGGACTCGTCGGGGCGGCAATCCTACTCGGGGGCATCGGCATCGGGTACTACTACCGACAGGTCAAACAGCTCCAAGAACAGCGAGAGGAGTTCGGCCTCGACGTGGACACTGACGACGATTCGGACGGCGGGCCGCCGGGCTTCCCGTAG